Proteins found in one bacterium genomic segment:
- the purB gene encoding adenylosuccinate lyase produces MVERYSTPQMKDIWTDENRFRYWLKVEKAVARAEEKLGIIPNGLSECLKGLEDVDHKRVSEIERETEHEVTAFLQTVWEAAPCSKEFLHYGLTSYDVVDNATSLRIIESLDLVEAEIKELCELLKELALKHKNTPVLGRTHGRGAEPITFGARVLSWYAEGLRVAADIKRARHISARGRISGTVGTFTVLPPGVEEEALKDLGLEPEPVATQVIPRDRHAVLVFTLALVGTWLERMALNIRISQLEGLDELFEPFKERQTGSSAMPQKRNPVLCERVCGLSRILKANVQVALENVALWFERDISHSSAERVMLPDSFNLAHYLLLKMKAIISGLRVEPENMKRILEGTGGTFYSQRLLLALIRKGMTREDAYRLVQTIAFKVKESGLPFEKIAKDEEKVTEKLSKKELEEIFSLELYLEKIDMLYKRMNL; encoded by the coding sequence ATGGTTGAGAGATATTCCACTCCGCAAATGAAGGATATATGGACGGACGAAAACCGGTTCCGCTACTGGCTGAAGGTCGAAAAGGCGGTCGCGCGCGCCGAGGAGAAACTCGGAATCATCCCTAATGGATTGAGCGAATGCCTGAAGGGATTAGAGGATGTTGACCACAAAAGAGTTTCAGAGATAGAACGCGAAACAGAGCACGAAGTAACCGCCTTTCTGCAAACGGTATGGGAAGCCGCTCCATGTTCAAAGGAATTCCTTCACTACGGGCTGACTTCCTACGATGTTGTGGACAACGCAACATCGCTCAGGATTATTGAATCGCTGGACCTGGTTGAAGCGGAGATTAAAGAGCTTTGCGAACTTTTGAAAGAACTTGCCTTAAAACACAAAAACACGCCTGTACTTGGCCGCACTCACGGCCGCGGAGCAGAACCAATAACATTCGGAGCAAGAGTTCTTTCGTGGTATGCCGAGGGCTTAAGGGTTGCAGCGGATATAAAGCGCGCCAGGCATATTTCTGCAAGAGGTCGCATATCGGGAACCGTTGGAACATTCACCGTTCTTCCTCCTGGGGTCGAGGAGGAGGCTTTGAAGGACTTAGGCCTCGAGCCTGAGCCTGTTGCAACGCAGGTGATTCCGAGAGACAGGCACGCGGTGCTCGTTTTTACGCTCGCATTAGTAGGAACGTGGCTCGAACGTATGGCCTTGAATATCCGCATATCCCAGCTTGAGGGTCTTGACGAACTCTTTGAACCCTTCAAGGAGCGCCAGACAGGCTCTTCTGCAATGCCCCAGAAACGCAACCCTGTACTGTGCGAACGCGTTTGCGGACTCTCTAGGATACTGAAGGCCAACGTACAGGTGGCTTTGGAAAATGTGGCGCTCTGGTTCGAGCGGGATATATCTCATTCATCCGCCGAACGCGTGATGCTTCCAGATTCATTCAATCTCGCTCATTATCTTCTCTTAAAGATGAAGGCGATAATTTCCGGATTAAGGGTTGAGCCTGAAAACATGAAAAGAATACTTGAGGGAACCGGAGGAACATTCTATTCGCAAAGACTGCTTTTAGCGTTGATTCGAAAGGGCATGACGCGCGAGGATGCATACAGACTGGTTCAAACCATAGCGTTCAAGGTGAAGGAAAGCGGATTGCCTTTTGAGAAGATAGCTAAGGATGAGGAAAAGGTTACGGAAAAACTTAGTAAAAAAGAACTCGAAGAGATATTCTCACTCGAACTCTATCTTGAAAAAATAGACATGCTCTACAAACGTATGAATTTATAG